The DNA sequence TGTAAAGAGTCCGTATGAGTTCTTTTTGAACTTTGGCGTTGGACTGAGCGATGGCGAACCTTTTGGCGACAAAAATTTTATACGCCTCAATTTTGGAACACAAAAAAGTGTTTTAGAAGAGATTTTAAAGCGTATGCAAAAGGCGATGGATAGCCTATGCTAAAACTCTTTTTCTCGCTTGTTTTTTCACTCTGCCTTTACGCAACGCCAGTTAGTCATATTGTCGTTTTAGGAGATCCTCATTTACCGGGTAAAAATATGCCTATGAAAGAGCAAGTCATTGAGCATATCAATCAATGGAATGATGTCAGCATGGTCGTAGCAGTAGGCGATCTTTGCTCAAGGGCTGGTACGCAAGAAGAGTACGCCTTTGTCAAAGCTTATTTTGCCAAACTCACCAAACCTCTTTATGCCATTACGGGCAACCATGACTTTATCTACACCGATGAACTAGACGGCAATGGCAAATTTCAACACGCATCAAAAGAGATTCAAGATGAAAAACTGAAGCGTTTTCAAGCCATATTTGGACTTTCAAAGCTTTATTATAGCGTTGAGAAAGCTCCCTATTTGCTTATTTTCCTCTCAGCAGATGACCCACAGTACTTAACCAAGCTTTCCGATGAGCAGTTTAGGTGGTTTGAACATGAGCTTCAAACGCACTCTAAAACACCAACCATCGTCTTTTTTCACGCCCCACTCGATCATACATTAGACAATTACAACCATTGGGCAAATACACCCAATTTTATCGCTCAACCCAAAGAGAAATTGCATCAGCTCATCTTAAACAATCCCCAGCTTTTTTTATGGGTCAGTGGGCATACACACACATCAGCCAAAGAGCCTAGTTATGCTTCTGCTATCAATCGCGTTGAACATGTCACCAACATCCACAATGCTGATATGAATAAAGAAAATATTTGGACAAACTCTTTGTTTTTATATGACAATAATGTTACGATTAAAACGTACGATCACACTGAAAAAAAATGGTTAAACGCGCTAGAACGTACCATTTTTATACCAAAATTTTAGGAAAAAATGGCTAATATACGGCACTTTTTGATGAGGATTTGAATGAAACACTATCTATTTGCACTTTGCGCCTGCTTGTTTTTACTCAGTGGTTGCGCCCAAAAAGAGTTTACTCAAAACGCCCCTGCAGTACCTGAACAAATTAAAGATGATACCCCGAAACGCCAAGAAATCATAAAAAATGCGCTCAAGCATCAAGGCAAAGTCGATGGTGGAGATTGTTCTGGATTTGTTACACTGGTCAACAAAGAAAGCACAGAGCCTTTTTTTACACCTGTAGAGCTCAATGGCTATTTTGAAGACACAAGACGCTCTTTAGCCATCTACAATCTTTTAGAAGACCAAAATCGTATCTACCAAGAAAAACCTCGTGTTGGCGATCTTATCTTTTTTGCCAATACCGTTAAAAAATACGCTAAATCTAAAAGCGATGTCAATATCACACATATTGGTATCATTACTAAAATTGATCCTGATGAAACGGTCTATTTTATTCACCATACCAAAGGAAAAAATTTGATTAGCCAAATGAATCTTAACTATCCAACCGTTGCGATGTATGACAATAAATTGGTCAACTCTTATATGGAAAAATGCACCAAAAATGAGGGACATCAGTGTTTAGCTCCTGCTTATTTTAGTGCTTATGGGAAAATAAAATGAAAAAATGGTTTGCTTACAGTATTGTGGCTCTTTTATTCACTGGATGTGCGCCAACAATAGTAGAAACACCTGCGGCACCTATGGCAGAAAACACTCAAACTGAGCAGAAAATGTACCTTGGAGAAAAACCTTCCAACGACTTTTTTCTAAGACAAGAGCATGAAAGCTTTGACTTGCGCCCCATGCCTGAACTCTCCAGACGTGAGGCTATTGTACACAACGCATTGATGTATTTAGGGAAACGCGATGGAGGCGACTGTTCAGGCTTTGTAAGTCTTATCAATTACAAAACAGGAGCACCCTTTTACCAAGAAAAAGAGTTAAGTCAAAGTTTTGACAATGCAAGAAAATCGCGTGCAATGTTCAATCTCATGTCTAAAAAAGGTAATGCTTTTGAGACAACATTGCCCAATATTGGCGATCTTGTCTTTTTTGAAAATACCGAGCGAAAACCTGCCGTAAAAACAAAGGGCAAAGGAAAAACGCCTGTTAAAAAACCTGCCGTTCAAGTGGCTGAAAACATTACACACGTAGGCATTGTCACTAAAGTTGAGCCAGATGGAACGGTTGAGTTTATTCACCACTCCAATGGCAAAAATATCTTGGATTATATGAATTTTAATTATCCAATGCTCACCAACAAAGATGGCAAAGTCATTAATACCTATATGAAGCGTTGCCCATCCCAAAAAGGTGCAGCACAACCGCAATGTATGAATATCGCCTTTTTTGTGGCGTACGGAACATTTTAGGTTTTACATATAAGACAAGTAGAAACTAAAGATAGTTAGAAAGTTAAAATAATTTAAAAGAAATAAGAGGTGCTTTCGCACCTCTTAGAGTTTTAGATGTCTTGCTCAATAACTTCTTGGAAGCGGTTAAAATAACGCTCTTTGATTGCTTCAACTGATTTTGAAATATCGTTACATATAAAGTTACTTCCACCTACGGTTCCAATTTTAACAGCCGTAATTCCAATAGCTTTCACCATTGATTCAAAGCCCGCTTCGTCGTTTACTTCAACGATAGCGCGAGAGAAGCTCTCAGCGAAAATATCTTTTGCATCGTTACATGTAACCTTACATGTAAGACCTTTTCCACTTTTAGCGACCATTTTAGCCAGAGCAATAGCGATACCACCCACATTGACATCTTTGGCTGCGTTTAAATAGCCTTTTTTATTGGCTTCGATGACCAATTCCCATAGTTTTAGCTCTTTGTCATAATCAAGCTCTGCAAGTGTTCCCTCAACTTTGCCATAAAGCTCTTTCATATACAAGCTACCACCAAAGTCACTTTTGGTTTCACCGATAAGATAAATCGAAGCGCCCTCTTTTTGGAAGCTTGATGGAAGCGTTTTGTTCGCATCATCATTCAAACCCACCATAACGATTGCAGGGGTTGGGAAAACACCAATACCATTGGTTTCATTGTAAAGCGATACGTTACCGCTGACGACAGGTGTATTTAGTTTTGCACATGCCTCTTTGATGCCATAACAGCCCTCAGCAAATTGCCACATGACTTCAGGGTTTTCAGGATTGCCGTAATTTAGACAGTCTGTAATCGCCAAAGGTCGTGCGCCACTCATCGCAACGTTTCTACCACTCTCAGCCACTGCAGCTGCAGCACCCATTTTTGGGTCAATGTAGTTATAACGTGGGTTACAGTCACTGCTCATAGAGAGTGCTTTGCCATTTTCTTTGATGCGAATCACACTTGCATCAAGGCTTCCTGGTGCTTTGATTGTATTGGTTTGTACGGTTGAGTCGTATTGGTCAAAAATCCATGATTTATCGCTGACTTCGACGGAATTTAAAAGGGTGTCAAATGCTTTTTGGTTCTCTACTTTTGCAAAATCATTGATCGTTGTGTTTTTTATAGAAGCCAAATAAGCTGGCTCTTTAGTTGGTCTATCATAAATAGGCGCTTGTTCGCTCACAGGTTGTACTGGCATATCCGCCACTCTCTCACCATGCCAGAAGAGTTCCATATTACCTGTTGCGGTTACTTCACCGATGATTTCAGCATTGAGATCCCATTTTCTAAAGATTTCGACGACTTTATCTTCATACCCTTTTTTCGCACAGATGAGCATACGCTCTTGCGATTCTGAGAGCATAAATTCAAATGGTTGCATTCCCTCTTCACGTGCAGGGACTTTATCTAAGTGCATGATCATACCACTACCACTACGTCCTGCCATCTCAAATGAGCTAGAAGTCAAGCCAGCAGCTCCCATATCTTGGATACCCACGATGTAGTCTGTTTTAAAGAGTTCTAAACATGCTTCCAAAAGAAGTTTTTCTGCAAATGGGTCACCTACTTGTACGGTTGGGCGTAGGCTTTTGTTGGCTTCGGTGAAGCTATCACTTGCCATAACCGCACCACCAAGTCCATCACGACCCGTTTTTGAGCCAACGTAGACAACAGGATTACCGATACCTTCTGCACGTCCATAGAAAATTTCATCACTTTTTGCAAGACCGAGTGTAAATGCGTTAACCAAGATATTGCCATTATAGCTCTCATCAAAGAAGGTCTCACCACCGATGGTAGGAACCCCCATACAGTTACCGTATCCTCCGATACCCGCAACAACACCACGTACCAAATAGCGTTGGTGATGGGATGTGTCATCATTATTTGTGACATTACCAAAACGAAGAGAGTTCATGTTGGCTACAGGACGAGCGCCCATCGTAAAGACGTCTCTTAAAATGCCGCCAACACCCGTTGCCGCACCTTGATAAGGCTCGATAAAACTTGGGTGATTGTGTGATTCCATTTTAAAGACCGCTGCCATGCCATCGCCTACATCGATAACACCTGCATTTTCACCTGGTCCTTGAATAACCCAAGGAGCCTTCGTTGGAAAACCATTCAGATATTTTTTACTGGATTTGTAAGAGCAGTGCTCACTCCACATGGATGAGAAGATACCGATCTCTAGCATATTAGGCTCTCGTCCTAAAATGTTCAAAATATTTTCATATTCGTCTTTGGTTAACTTATGTTTTTTTAACACTGCGTCTAAATTTTCCATGGATTGTTGCCCTATGTGATGTAATTAAAATAGGCTTATTTTACACAAAGGGAGCTAAAAGTTAGTTTTGACGAAAAGTTACCTCCAAAGCTTCTGCACTCATAGGCTTTGCAAAAAGATAACCTTGCATGCTGTCACAACCATTTTCAATAAGGAATGCTTTTTGTTCTTCCGTTTCAACACCTTCGGCCAATACTTCAAGTTCGAGTGTTTTTCCTAGCGCAATGATTGCTTTTGAAATGGCTTGATCATCCTTATCGTATGGCAAATCTTTAATGAAGGAGCGATCAATTTTAAGTTTATGCAGTGGCAACTGTTTAAGATAGCTCAAAGAAGAATATCCTGTTCCAAAATCATCAATGGATATTTTGTAGCCCAAATTTTTCAATTTTTTCAATGTTTTAGCAAATTGGTCAGGATTGTTCATAAAACAACTTTCTGTCACTTCAAATTCTATCGTTAAAGCGCTTACCCCTATATTTTCACGAATTGCTTCAATTTTTTCAACAAAGTCTTCCTCTTCGATCTGGATACTAGAGATATTGATTGCAACAATACCTTCAAAAAAGTTTTGTTTATGCCACACTTTAATTTGCTCTAATGCTTTTCTAAAAATCAACAATCCAAGAGGAATAATCAGCCTCGTCTCTTCTGCTCTCGCAATAAAATTATTGGGCATCATAAACCCATTCGTAGGATGTTGCCACCTCACTAGTGCTTCGAGTCCAATTAATTTGCTTGTTTGAAGATTGATTTGAGGTTGAAAATGAATGACAAACTCATCGTTTTCAATCGCATCTTTCAGATCATTATCTAACTTAGAAATATTTAAAAGACGTTCTGTCATAGAGAATGTATAAAAAGCATAACACTTTTTACTGCTAATTTTTTTAGCTTCGTACATCGCAGTATCAGCATTTTTAAAAAGAGATTCAAAACTCTTGCCATCTTGGGGGCAACACGCTACACCCATGCTCACACTCAATTTAAAATGTTCTTTTGCGACGGCAATAGGTATATCCAAACTTTCTACGAGTTTTTCACACAATGCTTCTACATGTAAATGTCCATTGGTAAGAATAACAAACTCATCTCCGCCTACGCGTGCGAGAAAATCAGTTTCTCTCAAACGTGACTTAAAGCGCTCTGCCACTGCTTGAATGACTTTATCGCCCAATGTATGTCCATACATATCATTGATGGTTTTAAAACGATCCAAATCCAAAAATATGAAGGCTAATGCTTGCTCTTCTAACAAACGCTTTTCAAGCTCTTGCTTTAAATAAGCACGATTTGGAAGTTTGGTTAAAGGATCATTCAGTGCTAAAAAAAGCATCTCTTTTTGTGAATTTTTACGATCACTAATATCACGATGTGTTCCAGCAAGCCTTAAAGCAGCACCCATATCATCGCGTTCTACAACGGCACCTGAACCTTCTATCCAAACCCAGTGACCATCGCGATGACGCATCCGAAATTCTATAACATAAGGTTTATTATTGCTAATGGTATTTTCAATCGCTTTTTTTGCAATAAGTTGATCATCAGGATGAATACGCTCTGACCAATCCGTATCTTTTTCATCAATATCACTACGTTTCAAACCTAAAAAAGAGAGCCAAGTGTCGTTGACAATGTGGGTATGATGTACATAATCCCAATCCCAATAACCCAAATTGGCACCTTGTATCACGTGTTCTAACCGCTGTTTATGTTCAGTAATCTTCTTCTGCATTGCTTCTATCTGAAGAATTTTTGCTTTTATAAGCCCAAAAAGAAGTAATGACGTTATAAGGATAAAAAAGAAACCTTTATAGGTTGAAAGCGTTGTGAACAAAGGAATATTATCGGCAAAATACCCTACTGCACGATCTGAAAAATAGATCCACAAAGCAGCAAAAATAGCGTAGATTAGAACAATACGTAAAGGATTCATACTAGCACGCATTGGATCACCTCTTCATTACACTTTTCTATTGAGTTTATTATACTGTATAGTTCAAGACATTTATAGTAATTTGATAAAAATTCAGCTAAAATCCAAAGTTCAATTTAACTCTGAGGCGGGATATTTCATGTTTGGTATGGGTATAGGAGAAATCCTTGTTATTGTGATTGTTGCTATTATATTTTTAGGTCCAGAGAAGCTTCCTGAGGCAATGGTCAAAGGTGCAAAATTTTTTAAAACACTTAAAACCAGCATCAATGACGTCAAAAGTACCTTTGAACAAGAGATGAAAATCCAAGAGCTTAAAGAAGAAGCACTTACTTATAGAAAAAAACTTGATGAAGCAACGACAAGTGCGCGTAAAGTCATCACGTTTGATGAACTTGAAGAGATCAAAAAAACAACACAGGGTGTCAATGACTCTTTAAAAGAGCTTGAAAATAGCGTTAAAGAAAGTGCAGCGCTTGAAACGTCTGCACCTACAACCACACAGCAACCAACATTGATTACCGAAACCGAAACACCTAAAGAGATAAAAAAAGAGGTAAATGCCTAATGTTTGATGAGTTAAAGCCCCATTTAGCAGAACTTCGTAAAAGACTTTCAATTTCACTCGTTGTTATTTTAGTAATGTTTCTTGTCTGTTTTTCATTCTGGCAACCTATTCTTGCTTGGATGATTGCTCCACTCAAAGCAGTTTTGCCTGAAGGAAGTAATGTTATCTTTACAGGCGTGCAAGAGCCCTTTTTCACCGCTATGAAGGTTGCTTTTTTTGCTGGATTTATCCTCTCACTGCCTGTTCTTTTTTGGCAATTTTGGCTTTTTGTAGCACCTGGACTTTATGAGAATGAAAAAAGATTAGTTGTGCCCTTTGTAGCAGCTGCAACATTGATGTTTACAATGGGAGCTGCATTTTGTTATTACATTGTCGTTCCACTCGCTTTTGGCTTTTTGATTGCTTTTGGTAGTGCCCTTTTTACAGCTCTCCCGAGCATCGGCGAGTATGTCGGCTTCTTTACAAAGTTTTTAGTGGGATTTGGACTCTCTTTTGAAATGCCTGTTGTTATCTTTTTCTTTGCAAAACTTGGGCTTGTCGATGACAAAGGGCTCAAAGAGTTCTTTCGCTATGCCATTGTTATTATTTTTATTATGGCGGGAATTTTAACACCACCTGATATTCTTTCACAGTTTTTAATGGCAGCCCCTCTTCTAATCCTTTATGGTATTTCTATCCTGGTAGCAAAAGCGGTTAATCCGTATATCCCGCCTGAAGTTGATGAAACAGCAGAAGAAGAGACTGAAGAGAAGAGTGAGGAATAGACAATAGACCCGCTTTTAAAATCGACTTACGACTACACACTCCCACCTGAGCTTATCGCCACACATCCTGTTGAACCTAGGGATGAGGCGAGGCTTTTGGTGTTTGATCGCAAGAGTGGCGTTATAACCCACACCCTTTTCAAACATCTTTTTGACTTTTTACCCGCTGATGTCGCTGTGCTTCTTAACGATACAAAAGTTGTTAAAGCACGCATTTTTGGTAAAAAAGAGAGCGGCGGCGAAGTCGAGGTGCTTCTTAACGCACCCTTACAGGAAAACCTCTACTCTGTTTACATCAGAGGGCGTGTCAAAGTGGGGACAAAGCTCTTTTTTGATGAGAAGATGGAAGCAGAGATTAGAGAGCTCAAAGAGGATGGCACACGTATTGTTGCGTTTAGCCAAGAGGGAAAACCACTTCACACAAAAGCCCTTTTTGATGTTTTAGAGAAAATTGGACATATTCCTCTTCCTCCTTATATCAAACGCGAAGATACAGATGATGATAGTGTAGACTATCAAACAGTCTTCGCCAAAGAACAAGGTGCGGTTGCAGCACCAACGGCTTCATTGCACTTTACAGACACTATGTTTGAAGTGTTAAAAAAGCGTTATGAAACCCACTTTTTAACCTTACATGTAGGGGCTGGAACCTTTAAGCCTGTGGAAGCCGAACACATCAAAGATCACATCATGCACTCTGAGATTTACACCATCCCTTCTCTTACATGTAAACTCATCGAAAGCCCAAAGAACATCCTAGCTGTCGGAACAACCGTGACACGGACCGTTGAATATTTTGCACGAACAAAAGTACCGGTTGGGAAATGTGACCTCTTTTTACATCCACAAAATTGCCCTATTCGAGTCAACCATCTCTTGACCAATTTTCATCTTCCAAAATCAACGTTGATTATGTTAGTAGCTTCTTTTGTGGGGATTGAAAAAACGCTAGAACTCTACGAAGAAGCCGTAAAAGAGAAATATCGTTTCTTCTCTTACGGCGATGCGATGTTAATTATCTAATTAGAGTTCTTACAGAACTCTATTAAGCTTTCATATCCAATAAAGACCCTAGCATCTCATTTTGAGTTTTAATGGTAGTGGCATTAGCTTCAAAACTTTTATCAAGTGTAATTTGATCGGTAAATTCTGTCGCTAAATCAGTACCATTAGCTGATTTACTACTTTGTGCGACAACAGAATTATTTTGATTTGTAATGGTTGTTTGTGTAGCGCTATATTTATCAGTATTAACATTCGCAACATTATTGGCGCTGTTATTCATCCAGTTAGACATAGCCATCATGGCAGTTGAATTGATTTGCATGATTGCTCCTTTCTCATTATTTGTGAACTATACTCTAGTTCCCTTGAAATAAATATAAAGAGTTTGAAGTATCTATTTTACAAGTGTTTTAAGCGCTTCATTCATAGTAAGAATCATCTGAGGATTTGTATCTTTATGAAAAGCGAAGTAAAGATCGCTCTCTTTGAGTACATAAACAACTTCATATTCAGACACATCACTTCCCATCTCTTTTAAGAGTGAAAATGCGGCCTCAACACTAAAAGCAATGGCATCCACACGGTTTTCTCTAAGTTTTTTAAGCTGTGATGTACGATTTGCAAAACGCTCCAAATTCTCTACATTTAAGCCAAAATCTAAAAGTGCTTTCTCGGAAGCTGTATCAGGGATCGTTGCAATCTTGTAATGACGCAACGATTCTGGTGTTGTTACCTTGATGTGGGAACTTTTCTTCGCAACAATACCTAATGTCATTTTTCCAACAGGTCCAACCCACTGAAAAAAGGCCTCACGCTCAGGCGTGCGGACAGTGCTATAAAGCATTGTATTGTTTTCATGTAAAACTTCATGGTAACCTCTTGCCCAAGGCAAAAGTTGAATCGTATTTTCAAAAAGTTGATGACCACATTTGGCAAAGAGTTCTTCAACAAGATGCGTGGAAAGCCCTCTTACTTTACCATTTTCTAAAAAATTATAGGGAGGACTTTGCTCTGTATAAACTTTAAAAACTTCTGCATAAAGCGTTAAAGAGAAAAAAGCTAAAAGCAAAAAAAGCTTCATAATTCACCTTGTGAGCGTTGAAGGGACTTCCAAGTGTAAATAAACATATCAAAATTGTCGAGTAAAATCTCAGTAATTGTTGGATCAAACTGTGATCCTGACATCATTTCAAAATAGTCTCTTACCGCTTTTTCTTCCCAAGGGTCTTTGTAAACACGTTTGTCAAGTAAAGAGTCAAAAACATCGGCTACAGCACAAATTCTTCCTACCAATGCAATATTCTCGCCCTTTTTACCATAAGGATACCCTTCGCCATCCCAACGCTCATGGTGCTCAAGTGCAATGATTGCCGCCAAACGCATCAACTCAAACTCTGAGTCAATCAACATGTTATAGCCTAAAAGAGAATGGCTTTTCATCACTTCCCATTCAGCAGTATCAAGCTTTGAAGGTTTATTGAGTATCTCATCGTTAATGCCAACTTTGCCAATATCATGGAGAATGGCAGCCATTTTGACCTTTTCACATTCCGCTTCGTCTTGACCTAAAAATTTACAAAAAAGATAGCAAAACTCTGCAACACGTCTGAGATGCTGACCTGTTTCTTTGGATTTCAACTCTGCAATAGAAGCCGATAGATAGGTCATTTCATGGTTTAATTTGCGAATCTCAACAGTCTGATCTTCTACTTGTTGTTGCAAATTTGATTGGAGTTTATACAAACTCACGTGGGTTTTAACGCGAGCTTTTAAAACAGTCGCATGAAAGGGCTTTGAAATGAAATCAACGGCACCTACATTAAATCCTATTTCTTCAAAGTCACTTCCGTCATTGGCGGTGAGAAAAATAACGGGAATATGATGCGTTTTATCACTATGCTTCAGTCTACGGCACACTTCGTAGCCTGTCATAAGTGGCATATTAATATCAAGTAAAATGAGATCAGGTTGTATTGATTCTGCTAAAGTGATCCCTTTTTTGCCCTCTTTTGCAGCATAAACTTCATATTCTCCAAGAAGAGAAGTAAGCATCTCAATGTATTCAGGAGTATCATCTATCACCAGAATCTTAGCCATACTATTTGATCTCCTTACTCAACTGCTCCAAACTCTCCAATGCAGCATCAAAATCAAAAGTTTTACATGCCAAAAGAAGTGTTTTAAACAATTCATGCTCACGTAATGATTCATAAGTAGCAAGCTGTTCTAAAAGAGAGGTAACTTTAGAGACATTTGACATCTCCAACGCATCAGAAAGCTCTTTTAACAACGCTATTAACGTCTGTTTATCGTGTGCTAATTGTATATTTGCAGTATAAGTTTTTGGATCAAGCTGATCATACTCTGAGCGTAAAGTCGCTAAAAGAGCGCGATGTTCTTCTAACACAGGCTCAAGAGGTGCTTCTTTTATGGAATTATGTTCTTTTAAGAATTGCTCTAAATGATTGAAAGCTTGTTCTAAAATAAAAACACCAACTGTACCACTTAACCCTTTTAGAGTGTGTGCGTAGTCAATCAATGTTGTTAATTCTTGTTTTTCAACGAATGTTTTTAAGCGCTCAGGAAGCTGAAGATACGTATCGTAAAAATTATAAAAAAGTTTCTGCCATAACGCTTCATTACCACCCAATTTTTTGATCGCCTCTTTTTTACTAAAACGTTGCTTGGTGCGTTTTTTAGTGCTGGTTTGTTGTTTTGGTGCAATCGAAAGGCTTACATGTAAAACTTCTAAAAGTGTGCCATAAAAGTCTTCGACTTCAAAAGGCTTACCAATATGCGCATCCATTCCCGATTGAATACATTTTTCAATATCTTGAACCATCACATTGGCAGTCATCGCTACAATAGGAGTTAAGACATTAAGCTCTTTGCGGATGATACGTGTCGCCTCATACCCATCCATGAGTGGCATTTGAACATCCATCAAGATAAGATCATACGGATGTTCTTGCTCTTGAATTAATTCCACAGCTTCCAAACCATTGCGTGCGATTTCGACTTTTGCATGAGTTTCTTTCAGCAAATAAGTCGCTACTTCAAGATTAATGTCATTATCTTCTACAATTAAAATACGTTTAGAAGAGAGGTCGATCTTAGAAGGATCAAAAAGTGGTGTTTGCGAAGCTACGGTACATAAAGAGACGAGTTCGTCATAAAGCATTGAAGGATTAATAGGTTTTTTCAAAAAGGACTGAATCCCTGCACGATAAATGCGCTCTTTAATCTCCACATCATCATTGGTTGCTATCATAAGAACAGAAGGCAATTCAGACAAAGAGATGCTTTGTAATAACCGTTCATAATAATCAACTCCATTACTGCCCTTGGATAGCTCATAGTCAAGAATAATGAGATGATAAGGTGTGGCTATATTTTTAATCTTTGAAACCACGTCATCACTGCTTTTTTGAGCAGTCACAAAGAAGCCAAAAGATCGGATAAAATCACAGAGCATATCACTGACTTTTTTCTGATCAACTATGACTAAAATACGTAATGGCTCATACGTCCCTGAGTTGTTTTCATACTGAATATCTAGCCCTTTGGCTATTGGTAAATTGAGCGTAAAGCTAAAGAGACTTCCTCTCCCCTCTTCACTTTCTAAAGTAATGTGTCCATGCATCATCGACGCTAACTG is a window from the Sulfurospirillum oryzae genome containing:
- a CDS encoding metallophosphoesterase family protein — translated: MLKLFFSLVFSLCLYATPVSHIVVLGDPHLPGKNMPMKEQVIEHINQWNDVSMVVAVGDLCSRAGTQEEYAFVKAYFAKLTKPLYAITGNHDFIYTDELDGNGKFQHASKEIQDEKLKRFQAIFGLSKLYYSVEKAPYLLIFLSADDPQYLTKLSDEQFRWFEHELQTHSKTPTIVFFHAPLDHTLDNYNHWANTPNFIAQPKEKLHQLILNNPQLFLWVSGHTHTSAKEPSYASAINRVEHVTNIHNADMNKENIWTNSLFLYDNNVTIKTYDHTEKKWLNALERTIFIPKF
- the purL gene encoding phosphoribosylformylglycinamidine synthase subunit PurL, with amino-acid sequence MENLDAVLKKHKLTKDEYENILNILGREPNMLEIGIFSSMWSEHCSYKSSKKYLNGFPTKAPWVIQGPGENAGVIDVGDGMAAVFKMESHNHPSFIEPYQGAATGVGGILRDVFTMGARPVANMNSLRFGNVTNNDDTSHHQRYLVRGVVAGIGGYGNCMGVPTIGGETFFDESYNGNILVNAFTLGLAKSDEIFYGRAEGIGNPVVYVGSKTGRDGLGGAVMASDSFTEANKSLRPTVQVGDPFAEKLLLEACLELFKTDYIVGIQDMGAAGLTSSSFEMAGRSGSGMIMHLDKVPAREEGMQPFEFMLSESQERMLICAKKGYEDKVVEIFRKWDLNAEIIGEVTATGNMELFWHGERVADMPVQPVSEQAPIYDRPTKEPAYLASIKNTTINDFAKVENQKAFDTLLNSVEVSDKSWIFDQYDSTVQTNTIKAPGSLDASVIRIKENGKALSMSSDCNPRYNYIDPKMGAAAAVAESGRNVAMSGARPLAITDCLNYGNPENPEVMWQFAEGCYGIKEACAKLNTPVVSGNVSLYNETNGIGVFPTPAIVMVGLNDDANKTLPSSFQKEGASIYLIGETKSDFGGSLYMKELYGKVEGTLAELDYDKELKLWELVIEANKKGYLNAAKDVNVGGIAIALAKMVAKSGKGLTCKVTCNDAKDIFAESFSRAIVEVNDEAGFESMVKAIGITAVKIGTVGGSNFICNDISKSVEAIKERYFNRFQEVIEQDI
- a CDS encoding putative bifunctional diguanylate cyclase/phosphodiesterase; translation: MRASMNPLRIVLIYAIFAALWIYFSDRAVGYFADNIPLFTTLSTYKGFFFILITSLLLFGLIKAKILQIEAMQKKITEHKQRLEHVIQGANLGYWDWDYVHHTHIVNDTWLSFLGLKRSDIDEKDTDWSERIHPDDQLIAKKAIENTISNNKPYVIEFRMRHRDGHWVWIEGSGAVVERDDMGAALRLAGTHRDISDRKNSQKEMLFLALNDPLTKLPNRAYLKQELEKRLLEEQALAFIFLDLDRFKTINDMYGHTLGDKVIQAVAERFKSRLRETDFLARVGGDEFVILTNGHLHVEALCEKLVESLDIPIAVAKEHFKLSVSMGVACCPQDGKSFESLFKNADTAMYEAKKISSKKCYAFYTFSMTERLLNISKLDNDLKDAIENDEFVIHFQPQINLQTSKLIGLEALVRWQHPTNGFMMPNNFIARAEETRLIIPLGLLIFRKALEQIKVWHKQNFFEGIVAINISSIQIEEEDFVEKIEAIRENIGVSALTIEFEVTESCFMNNPDQFAKTLKKLKNLGYKISIDDFGTGYSSLSYLKQLPLHKLKIDRSFIKDLPYDKDDQAISKAIIALGKTLELEVLAEGVETEEQKAFLIENGCDSMQGYLFAKPMSAEALEVTFRQN
- the tatB gene encoding Sec-independent protein translocase protein TatB — its product is MFGMGIGEILVIVIVAIIFLGPEKLPEAMVKGAKFFKTLKTSINDVKSTFEQEMKIQELKEEALTYRKKLDEATTSARKVITFDELEEIKKTTQGVNDSLKELENSVKESAALETSAPTTTQQPTLITETETPKEIKKEVNA
- the tatC gene encoding twin-arginine translocase subunit TatC — encoded protein: MFDELKPHLAELRKRLSISLVVILVMFLVCFSFWQPILAWMIAPLKAVLPEGSNVIFTGVQEPFFTAMKVAFFAGFILSLPVLFWQFWLFVAPGLYENEKRLVVPFVAAATLMFTMGAAFCYYIVVPLAFGFLIAFGSALFTALPSIGEYVGFFTKFLVGFGLSFEMPVVIFFFAKLGLVDDKGLKEFFRYAIVIIFIMAGILTPPDILSQFLMAAPLLILYGISILVAKAVNPYIPPEVDETAEEETEEKSEE
- the queA gene encoding tRNA preQ1(34) S-adenosylmethionine ribosyltransferase-isomerase QueA gives rise to the protein MDPLLKSTYDYTLPPELIATHPVEPRDEARLLVFDRKSGVITHTLFKHLFDFLPADVAVLLNDTKVVKARIFGKKESGGEVEVLLNAPLQENLYSVYIRGRVKVGTKLFFDEKMEAEIRELKEDGTRIVAFSQEGKPLHTKALFDVLEKIGHIPLPPYIKREDTDDDSVDYQTVFAKEQGAVAAPTASLHFTDTMFEVLKKRYETHFLTLHVGAGTFKPVEAEHIKDHIMHSEIYTIPSLTCKLIESPKNILAVGTTVTRTVEYFARTKVPVGKCDLFLHPQNCPIRVNHLLTNFHLPKSTLIMLVASFVGIEKTLELYEEAVKEKYRFFSYGDAMLII
- a CDS encoding flagellar basal body rod C-terminal domain-containing protein, whose translation is MQINSTAMMAMSNWMNNSANNVANVNTDKYSATQTTITNQNNSVVAQSSKSANGTDLATEFTDQITLDKSFEANATTIKTQNEMLGSLLDMKA
- a CDS encoding substrate-binding periplasmic protein, whose protein sequence is MKLFLLLAFFSLTLYAEVFKVYTEQSPPYNFLENGKVRGLSTHLVEELFAKCGHQLFENTIQLLPWARGYHEVLHENNTMLYSTVRTPEREAFFQWVGPVGKMTLGIVAKKSSHIKVTTPESLRHYKIATIPDTASEKALLDFGLNVENLERFANRTSQLKKLRENRVDAIAFSVEAAFSLLKEMGSDVSEYEVVYVLKESDLYFAFHKDTNPQMILTMNEALKTLVK